The following are from one region of the Saimiri boliviensis isolate mSaiBol1 chromosome 18, mSaiBol1.pri, whole genome shotgun sequence genome:
- the FAM3B gene encoding protein FAM3B isoform X2, producing MILVHCNLCLLGSSNSPASATQVAGITAPAPKRQKCDHWTPCPSDTYAYRLLSGGGKDKYAKICFEDSLLMGGKLGNVARGINIAVVNYVTGNVTATRCFDMYEGDNSGPMTKFIQSAPPKSLLLMVTYDDGSTRLKDDAKNTIEALGSKEIRNMKFRSSWVFLAAKGFELPSEIQREKINHSDTKNNRYSGWPAEIQIEGCIPKEPS from the exons atgattctggttcactgcaacctctgcctccttggttcaagcaactctcctgcctcagccacccaagtagctgggatcacag CCCCAGCccccaaaagacaaaaatgtgaCCACTGGACTCCCTGCCCATCTGACACCTATGCCTACCGGTTACTCAGTGGAGGCGGCAAAGACAAGTATGCCAAAATCTGCTTTGAGGACAGCCT GCTCATGGGAGGAAAGCTGGGGAACGTCGCCAGAGGAATAAACATTGCCGTTGTCAACT atgtaaCTGGGAATGTGACAGCAACAAGATGTTTTGATATGTATGAAGGCG ATAACTCCGGACCGATGACAAAGTTTATTCAGAGCGCTCCTCCAAAATCCCTGCTCCTCATGGTGACATATGACGACGGAAGCACAAG ACTGAAGGATGATGCCAAGAATACCATAGAAGCACTTGGAAGTAAAGAAATCAGGAACATGAAATTCAGGTCTAGCTGGGTATTTCTTGCAGCAAAAGGCTTTGAACTCCCTTCAGAAATTCAGAGAGAAAAG ATCAACCACTCTGATACTAAGAACAACAGATATTCTGGCTGGCCAGCAGAGATCCAGATAGAAGGCTGCATACCCAAAGAACCAAGCTGA
- the FAM3B gene encoding protein FAM3B isoform X3 gives MILDSGGLLGRHDCILQSPAPKRQKCDHWTPCPSDTYAYRLLSGGGKDKYAKICFEDSLLMGGKLGNVARGINIAVVNYVTGNVTATRCFDMYEGDNSGPMTKFIQSAPPKSLLLMVTYDDGSTRLKDDAKNTIEALGSKEIRNMKFRSSWVFLAAKGFELPSEIQREKINHSDTKNNRYSGWPAEIQIEGCIPKEPS, from the exons ATGATTTTGGACTctgggggactattgggaaggcatgattgtattttacaAT CCCCAGCccccaaaagacaaaaatgtgaCCACTGGACTCCCTGCCCATCTGACACCTATGCCTACCGGTTACTCAGTGGAGGCGGCAAAGACAAGTATGCCAAAATCTGCTTTGAGGACAGCCT GCTCATGGGAGGAAAGCTGGGGAACGTCGCCAGAGGAATAAACATTGCCGTTGTCAACT atgtaaCTGGGAATGTGACAGCAACAAGATGTTTTGATATGTATGAAGGCG ATAACTCCGGACCGATGACAAAGTTTATTCAGAGCGCTCCTCCAAAATCCCTGCTCCTCATGGTGACATATGACGACGGAAGCACAAG ACTGAAGGATGATGCCAAGAATACCATAGAAGCACTTGGAAGTAAAGAAATCAGGAACATGAAATTCAGGTCTAGCTGGGTATTTCTTGCAGCAAAAGGCTTTGAACTCCCTTCAGAAATTCAGAGAGAAAAG ATCAACCACTCTGATACTAAGAACAACAGATATTCTGGCTGGCCAGCAGAGATCCAGATAGAAGGCTGCATACCCAAAGAACCAAGCTGA